The proteins below are encoded in one region of Chrysemys picta bellii isolate R12L10 chromosome 4, ASM1138683v2, whole genome shotgun sequence:
- the FOXA1 gene encoding hepatocyte nuclear factor 3-alpha → MMLGAVKMEGHETSDWSSYYTDNQEAYSSVPVSNMNSGLGSMNTMNTYMTMNTMTTSGNMTSSSFNMSYANTGLGAGLSPGAMAGMSAGSTSAMNSMTAGVTAMGTALSPTSMNAMSAQQASMNGLSPYASMNPCMSPMAYAQSNLTRTRDTKTFKRSYPHAKPPYSYISLITMAIQQAPSKMLTLSEIYQWIMDLFPYYRQNQQRWQNSIRHSLSFNDCFVKVARSPDKPGKGSYWTLHPDSGNMFENGCYLRRQKRFKCEKQANGKGSQEGRKDHSGASNSSSNSPLHRGHNKPAQLETATSVSNPNPSTSPPSMDHNGASTELKTSASAPSSTISSVPALAPVPHPPHSLAHESQLHLKGDPHYSFNHPFSINNLMSSSEQQHKLDFKAYEQALQYSSYGAGIPGGLPLSSASMAGRSSIEPSALEPSYYQGVYSRPVLNTS, encoded by the exons ATGATGTTAGGTGCTGTGAAAATGGAAGGGCATGAAACTAGCGACTGGAGCAGCTACTACACCGACAATCAGGAG GCCTATTCCTCTGTTCCCGTCAGCAACATGAACTCCGGACTGGGATCCATGAACACCATGAACACCTACATGACCATGAACACTATGACTACCAGTGGCAACATGACATCCAGTTCCTTTAACATGTCCTACGCTAACACAGGGCTTGgggcaggactgagcccaggcgCCATGGCAGGCATGTCTGCTGGCTCCACAAGCGCCATGAACAGCATGACTGCCGGGGTGACGGCCATGGGGACAGCGCTTAGCCCGACCAGTATGAATGCCATGTCGGCTCAGCAAGCTTCAATGAACGGCCTGAGCCCTTATGCCAGCATGAACCCATGCATGAGTCCCATGGCGTACGCTCAGTCCAACCTCACCAGGACCAGAGACACCAAGACCTTTAAGCGAAGCTACCCCCATGCCAAACCCCCCTATTCCTACATATCTCTGATTACAATGGCTATCCAGCAGGCTCCCAGCAAGATGCTGACGCTGAGCGAAATCTACCAGTGGATCATGGATCTGTTCCCCTACTACCGGCAGAACCAGCAGCGGTGGCAGAATTCCATCCGGCATTCCCTCTCCTTCAACGACTGCTTCGTCAAAGTGGCCCGCTCGCCCGACAAACCCGGCAAAGGATCCTACTGGACCCTGCACCCCGATTCAGGCAACATGTTTGAAAACGGCTGCTACCTTCGCCGGCAGAAGCGCTTCAAATGCGAAAAGCAGGCGAACGGCAAAGGCAGTCAGGAGGGCAGGAAAGACCACTCCGGCGCCTCCAATTCCAGTTCCAATTCCCCTTTACACAGAGGTCACAATAAACCCGCCCAGCTGGAAACCGCAACCTCCGTTTCCAACCCCAACCCTTCCACCAGCCCCCCGTCTATGGACCACAATGGAGCAAGTACTGAGCTTAAGACCTCGGCTTCCGCGCCGTCCTCTACCATTAGCTCAGTCCCAGCCTTGGCGCCTGTCCCTCACCCGCCGCACTCCCTAGCCCATGAGTCCCAGCTCCACTTGAAAGGCGATCCCCATTATTCCTTCAACCACCCCTTTTCTATCAACAACCTCATGTCCTCCTCGGAACAGCAGCACAAGCTGGACTTTAAAGCCTACGAGCAGGCTCTGCAATATTCTTCTTACGGGGCAGGCATCCCAGGCGGGCTGCCCCTGAGCAGCGCCTCCATGGCCGGTAGGAGTAGTATTGAGCCCTCGGCACTGGAGCCTTCCTACTATCAAGGTGTGTATTCCAGACCTGTGCTAAACACGTCTTAG